GGAGGTCCAGCCCGCCTCCTTGTCGACCACGACCAGCCCGTCGGGTCCGTCGCCCGACCGGCGACGGCTCACGAGGGGGTGCCGGGCCCGGCCTCGTCGGCCGGGGTGCCCGGTCCGGACGTGTCGCCGGCCGGGGTGCCCGGTCCGGACGTGTCGCCGGCCGGGGCGCCGTCGTCCGCCGAGGCGTCGTCCGCGGCGATCGGGCCCACCTCGGCCAGCAGCTCCTCGATGCGGGCTCCGCTGCGCACGGCGGCATCGGGGGCGAAGGTCAGCTCGGGGGTGCGCTTGATGCGGGCCTGGCGGGCGATGGCCCCCTTGAGGCGCCACTTCACCTCGCCGAGGGCCTCGAGGATCTCCTCGTCGCCTTCCTCGCCCTGCAGGGAGTCGAAGAAGACCATGGCCTGGCGCAGGTCGCCGTCGATGTCGACCGCGGTGATGCTCAACAGGTCGAGGCGTTCGTCGTCGATCTTCTCGAGCTCGTCGGCGAGGATCTCGCGCAACAGCTCGTTGAGCCGCGCCGTGCGCGGGTACTGGCGGGGTCCTCCCCGGTTCGGGCGCGGGCTCATCGGTCCACCTCCGTCCAGTGGCGATCGGTCGCCACCACGTCGATCTCCGGGAACGACCACACGAACCGCTCGACGGCGTCGAGCACCTCGGTGCACTGTCCCGGACTGGATGCGGCCACCGCGAAGCCCAGCTCGGCTCGTTGGTGGTCGTCGTTGCGGCCCGTCTCGGCGGCACTCACCCCGTGGCGGCGGCGGGCGCCCTCGACGATCGTGCGGACCACCGAGCGCTTGTCCTTGAGGGACTCGGCGTTCGGGATCCGCAGATCGACAGCGAGGGCCAGGACGTGCAGCGCCACCCGGGTGAGGGTACCGCTGCGGTGTCGGCTACGAGCGGGGGATCTCCCGCTCCTCGAAGGTCTCGATGACGTCGCCGGGCTTGAGGTCCTGGAAGTCGGTGAGGCCGATGCCGCACTCGAAGCCGCTGGCGACCTCGCGCACGTCGTCCTTGAAGCGCCGCAGCGATGCGATGGCGCCCTTCCAGATGATGGTGCCCTCGCGGAGGAACCGGACCTTGGAGCCACGGGTGATGACCCCGTTGGTGACGTAGCAGCCGGCGATGGCACCGACCTTGGGCACCCGGAAGATCTCGCGGACCTCGGCGTCGCCGGTGACGACCTCTTCGTACTCGGGAGCGAGCATGCCGAGCATGGCGCTCTCGATGTCCTCGAGGACCTTGTAGATGATCTCGTAGTTGCGGATCTCGACGCCCTCGGCATCGGCGAGCTCGCGGGCCTTGCGGTCCGGGCGCACGTTGAAGCCGATGATGGTGGCGTTGGACGCCGCCGCCAACTGGATGTCGGACTGGGTGATGCCACCCACCTCGCGGTGCACGAACGAGAGCTTCACGTCCGGGCGTTCGAGCTTCTTGAGGCTCTCGGTGAGCGCCTCGAGCGAGCCGTTCACGTCGGCCTTGAGCACGAGGTTCAGCGTGGCCGCCTCGCCCGTCTGGATCTGGGCGAAGATGTCCTCGAGCTTGGCGCCGCCGCTCATGGCGTGCGCCTCGCGCCCGATGGAGGCCACCCGCATCCAGTGCTCGCGGGTGGCGGCCACCTTGCTGGCGGTCTTCTCGTCCGGGGCGATCACGAAGCGATCGCCGGAGACGCAGACGTCGGACAGGCCCAGGACCTGGACCGGGGCCGACGGGCCCGCTTCCTTGACCTGGTTGCCCTTGTCGTCGATGAGGGCCCGCACCCGGCCCCAGGCGGCACCGGCCACCATGGGA
The window above is part of the Rhabdothermincola salaria genome. Proteins encoded here:
- the rbfA gene encoding 30S ribosome-binding factor RbfA, which gives rise to MSPRPNRGGPRQYPRTARLNELLREILADELEKIDDERLDLLSITAVDIDGDLRQAMVFFDSLQGEEGDEEILEALGEVKWRLKGAIARQARIKRTPELTFAPDAAVRSGARIEELLAEVGPIAADDASADDGAPAGDTSGPGTPAGDTSGPGTPADEAGPGTPS
- a CDS encoding DUF503 domain-containing protein, translated to MALHVLALAVDLRIPNAESLKDKRSVVRTIVEGARRRHGVSAAETGRNDDHQRAELGFAVAASSPGQCTEVLDAVERFVWSFPEIDVVATDRHWTEVDR